One genomic segment of Ictalurus punctatus breed USDA103 chromosome 12, Coco_2.0, whole genome shotgun sequence includes these proteins:
- the ackr3b gene encoding atypical chemokine receptor 3b, whose product MNVNMNELTDLLDMLREQNFSFLEENGSRVETIVCQTAFSQNAMLYSLSILYVFIFIIGLAANTLVVWVNIRSSRERHETHLYILNLAIADLCVVATLPISISSLLQHGHWPFGDAMCKITHLIFSVNLFSSIFFLTCMSVDRYISVARCGDSPGHSKRRWIRQVICVGIWVLALLAALPDTYFLQAVKSTHSDITVCKSMYPAEKLYEWTVGVQLSFIVLGFAIPFPVIAVFYALLARLISSSADQERCASRHLVFTYIVVFLVCWLPYHGTLLLDTLALVNALPLSCTLENTLYVALHVTQCLSLLHCCVNPVVYNFINRNYRYDLMKAFIFKYSTKSGLAKLIDVTRASETEYSAVESQGPL is encoded by the coding sequence ATGAATGTGAACATGAACGAACTGACGGACCTGCTGGACATGTTGAGGGAGCAGAACTTCTCCTTCCTGGAGGAGAACGGCTCCCGAGTGGAGACCATAGTGTGCCAAACTGCCTTCAGTCAGAACGCCATGCTCTATTCGCTCTCCATCCTCTATGTGTTCATCTTCATCATCGGCCTGGCCGCTAACACACTGGTGGTATGGGTGAACATTCGGTCCAGCCGTGAGCGCCACGAGACCCACTTGTATATCCTCAACCTGGCCATTGCTGACCTGTGTGTAGTGGCGACACTGCCAATATCCATCAGCTCGCTTCTCCAGCATGGCCACTGGCCATTCGGTGATGCCATGTGTAAGATCACACATCTCATCTTCAGTGTCAACCTCTTCAGCAGCATCTTCTTTCTCACCTGCATGAGTGTGGACCGCTATATCTCTGTGGCTCGTTGTGGTGATTCCCCGGGACACAGCAAGAGAAGATGGATAAGGCAGGTCATCTGTGTGGGAATATGGGTGTTGGCACTGCTCGCTGCCCTGCCTGATACTTACTTTCTCCAGGCGGTCAAGTCCACACACTCAGATATAACTGTATGCAAATCCATGTACCCAGCCGAGAAGTTATACGAGTGGACTGTAGGTGTCCAACTGAGCTTCATTGTCCTTGGTTTTGCCATTCCCTTCCCTGTTATTGCTGTTTTCTATGCCCTCCTAGCCAGGTTGATCAGCTCCTCGGCCGACCAGGAGCGCTGTGCCAGCCGTCACCTCGTCTTCACCTACATAGTGGTATTTTTGGTGTGCTGGCTGCCCTACCATGGCACGCTACTTCTGGACACTCTGGCACTGGTCAACGCACTGCCACTGAGCTGCACACTGGAGAATACGCTGTACGTGGCACTGCATGTAACACAGTGCCTCTCTTTGTTACACTGCTGTGTCAACCCGGTCGTGTACAACTTCATCAACCGCAACTACCGCTATGACCTCATGAAGGCCTTCATCTTTAAGTACTCCACCAAAAGTGGCCTGGCCAAGCTAATCGACGTGACACGTGCCTCTGAGACTGAGTACTCTGCTGTTGAGAGCCAGGGCCCTCTGTGA